In Trichocoleus sp., the DNA window AATCAATGAGGTTAATTTTTCAGGGTAGATTAAACCCCATTCGTGAAACCCTTCTTCAACGATTACTAATTGGGCATTGGGAATACAACGTTTCATTTTTTGACCCAATGGCAGAAGGGTGGTTAAGTCTTTCTCAGACCACAAAAGCAGGCAGGGAGATTTGATCTGCGGCAACCGATCGCCCAGATCTTCCTGAAGCGAGATCAGAAGTGCTTGAAAAACGTTGGGTGTATTGAACAGCAAATTTGTCAGAAAAACCTGAGGAATATCAACAAATTGCAGCTTTAACTTCGGAATGGAAATTTGCAGCGGCATTTCGATCGCCCGTCGAACTAGCACTTCTGCCACGGAGCCAGCCGGTAGCCCGGTGCTGTCAATTAGAGTCAGGCTTTCGATGCGATCGGGAATCCGACTTGCCAAAGCAATGCTAATTCCACCTCCTAAAGAGTGTCCAACTAAATGAACAGATTTGAGATTCAGCTTCTCAATAAATTGGATCAAAATTGTTGCATAGCTGTCATAGTTTGGCAGTATGTCTGGATAATTTGACTTGGCAAAGCTGGGCAAATCTGGCGCAATAATGGGATGTTGACGAGCCAACAGAGAGAAAACTTCCTGGTAAGGTTCTGTTGAAATTCCCCAACCATGTAAAAACAAAATTGGTGTTTCGTCAGCTGAATTTTGACTCTTTAAGTAGAATAAATTGCACTGCCCCAACTGAACTGTATGCTCGCTAAACCTTGTATTCAACCTTTTCTTCCTCTGACGCTTAATAAGTTTGTTAAGTTAAGTAAAGTTAGGCTAACGTGATGCTCAAAAAGCAAACATCTAACTGAAGTGAGAGAAAAATAGGGTGAAGTGAGAAAACGATCGCCCTAAGGTAGCAATTTTGATATTTGTGGCAAGCCACAGCAGTTCAGTCGCCTCAAAACTGAAGCGATCGCTGGTTCAAAAGCTCGTTTAAAGACTGCTCTAGGATATTAAGTAAAACTAGCCTTCAGAATGACCTTTAGTTAATTATCTAGACAGAACCAAATCAAGAAGTAATCAACCAAAATAGAGAATCATTGCAGGGGATTTTGAATATGCTATCAACCCTACTGATCTCGATCGCAGTTTTGATCCCAATTATTTCGCTCTCTATCTACAATCGTGTTGTGTTGGGATAGGTCTTTCAACTGAATATTCGTTTCACTAAATTCTTGCCTGATTGTCTTGCCTAATTGATTGCACTCCAGCAAGAGAGTGAGAACCTAAAATTCTACCCACAGGTAAATCTATATTGAAGCTAATGTCTCTTAGAGTAGGAGAGCATCTGCATAAAGGTATACCTGATCAGGTAAAGCACTCATGCTGAAGTCGGCTTCCTTTCTGTCTGATAAGAGTCCTGTGCTTATTTTGAGTTTGTTGCTCCTGCTGGGTTTCACCAATCGCTGCTTAGGGGATCACCCAGAGTTAGCTAATATTTGGGCACATCTGAGGGAGGGGTCGCATGGGTCGCTCGTGCTTTTTTTGGGAATGTTGTTGAGCGATCACTTCCGCTGGCTCAAACCTCTGCAACGATCGCCATCATCTAATGCAGCTACAGATATTACAGCTACAGATATTGCTTCAGATTTCAGAGGTGCGGATCTCAGAAATGCAGAACAAATGAGAGCTGCCCTACGCCAAAGCGAAGAACGATTCCGGATTGCAGTCAATAGCCTGCCAGATATCTTTGTAATTTATGACGCAGAGCGACGGATTCAGTTCATTAATGCGGTAGGGTTGCGCCGCACCAACAAACCGATCGAAGCGCTTTTAGGACGACGAGAAGAAGAAATTTGGTCGCCTGAGATCACAAGTGGCTATTTGCCGACCCTGATCCGCACTGTTGAAACTCGTCAAATTCAGTCGGTTGAATGTTCCTTTAACCTATCGCCGACCACAACTTATACGCTGATCATGAAATATGTACCGCTCCTGGACGAGCAGGGAAACCTTCAGCAAATTTTGGGCTTTACGTTTGATATTACCGATCGCAAGCAGGCAGAAACAGAGGTGCAGTTGCTGAATCAAGCCCTAGAACAACGCATTTTAGAGCGGACGGCTCAACTGCAATTGGCTCAGGCAGAGCTAGAACATTTGAACGATGGTTTGGAACATCGGGTGATTCAACGCACATTGGAGCTAGAACTGACCAACCGACGGCTAGAGCAGGAAATTCGCGATCGAAAACGGTCTGAGGCACGATATCGACGCATTATCGAATCCAACATCTTTGGGGTTGCCTTTGGGGATATCAACGGCAATATCATCGATGCCAACGATTATTTTCTGAATATGACGGGCTACGAGCGATCGGAACTGGAAGCTGGACAAATCCGTTGGATAGAAATGACTCCTCCTGAGTATCTGTATCTGGATTGGGCAGCAGGGGCAGAACTGCGGCAGCGCGGCGTAACCACTCCTTTTGAGAAAGAATACATTCGCAAAGATGGCTCACGTGTCCCCATCTTGATTGGTTCTGCTTTTTTGAATGAACCCTACCAGGAACAGGTTGAAGTCGTTTCGTTTTATGTAGACCTGACCAGCCTCAAACAAACTGAAGCAGCCTTGTCTGAAAGTGAAGAACGGTTTCGGTTGCTGGCTGAAAACTCTAGCGACTTGATTGCCTTAATGGAACAGGACGGACGATTTGTTTATGCTTGCCCTGCCTATGAACGCGTGCTGGGCTACTCGCCCGATCGCCTGCTGACAATGAATTTGCGGCAGATAATTCACCCAGACGATCTAAAGCAACTTTCAGGCTGGCACAATCAAGAATCGATCGAGTTTCGAGTGCAGGATGCTCAAGGAGATTGGATCTGGATAGAAGGCATTACCTACCCGATCGACTCTGCGGAGCAGCCGCTCATTGTGGGAATTGGCAGAGACATTACCGAGCGCAAACGCGCCGAAGCCGAACGCGAATATTTGCTCAAGCAAGAGCAGACTGCCCGACAACAAGCTGAAGCAGTCAACCGCATCAAAGATGAATTTCTGGCAGTGCTGTCGCACGAACTTCGATCGCCCCTCAACCCAATCTTAGGCTGGACAAAGCTGCTGCGAATGCGCCAGTTTGACGAAAAGATGACCGAGCGTGCCCTCGATACGATCGAACGGAATGCCAAGCTCCAAACCCAATTAATTGAAGATTTGCTCGATATCTCGCGGATTTTGCGCGGCAAGATGAGCTTGCACAACCACCCTGTGAACCTGACCGCAGTGATTGAAGCAGCGATCGAAACGGTTTCTCTGGCGGCAGAAGCCAAAGGAATTATCGTTCAGCTCCCTCCGGGTCTACCTCCCTTTTACGTTCTAGGGGATGCAAGCCGACTGCAGCAGGTCATGTGGAATCTGCTCTCGAACGCCATTAAATTTACGCCTTATGGGGGCAAAGTTGCAGTGCAGGTCGTTGAAGTTGAGTCAGTCGATCGCCAAACTAACCTGGCGCAAATCACGGTTTCTGATTCTGGAAAGGGCATCGCATCGGAATTTCTGCCCTTTGTGTTTGAGTCATTTCGGCAAGCTGATAGCTCAACGACGCGAACCTATGGGGGTCTGGGGCTGGGACTGGCGATCGTGCGACATCTGGTGGAGCTGCATGGTGGAACAGTCAGGGCAGAGAGTTTGGGAGAAGGACAGGGGGCAACCTTCATCGTGCAGTTGCCGATGCTTCCTCCTGACTTTCATCTCACGAGTTCGGCTGCTTTGCCGCTGCTCTTTGCGAAAGCCTACCCACTTCAGGGCATTCACATTCTCATCGTGGATGATGAACCGGATATGCGCGACTATGTTAGTACAGTGCTAGAACAAGCCGGGGCAGAGATTACGCTCGTTGGTTCTGCTGCCCAAGCGGTTGCGGCTGTGATGCGCCATATCCCGGATTTGATCATCAGCGATATTGGTATGCCTCAAGTGGATGGCTACATGCTGCTGCAACAAATCCGCCAACTTCCCCCTGACCAGGGCGGACAGATTCCCGCCATTGCCCTCACTGCTTATGCCAGTGCTGCGGATGCTCGCAAAGCGATCGCGGCTGGGTTCCAACGCCACATGGCAAAGCCAACTGAACCCCAGAATTTGATCCAAACCATTGTGCAACTCCTGGGGCGCGAATAACCTATGCCCGACCTCCATCTGCTGCCCAGCTACTCGATCCGATCGGTGCGTCAGGCAGGAAAAAGCTATTTTGTGGATAGTCAGGGCAATTATTTTCCCAGCGTCACCACCATTCTTAACGTAACGAAACCTGCTGCTGATCGGATTGCCCTGATGCAGTGGCGCGATCGAGTGGGAACTGAAACGGCGCAGAAGATCACGGGAAATGCCAGCCGTCGGGGTTCTCAAACCCACAAACAAATTAAGCACTACTTACTCAATCAACCGCTTCCCAACCGCGAGATTGTTCAGCCTTACTGGGACAGTTTGCTGCCCGTTTTGGAGCAGCTCCATCAGGTGCGGCTCGTTGAGAGTGGCGTGTTTCATACGGATCTGGGGTATGCCGGAAAAGTAGACTGTATTGCCAGCTATCAGGGGATGCCCTGCCTGGTCGACTGGAAAACCGCAGACCGACCCAAAGGCTCGATCGATCGACTCTATGATGCTCCGCTTCAGTTAGCCGCTTATTGGGGTGCAGCAAATTACTGCTATGGCGACCAGGAAATTGACCTGAAGGCGGCTGCGATCGTTGTTGCAGTTCCAGGGCAAGCCGCAGAGCTTTTCTGGCTCGACTTAGATCTGCTCTTGTCGCTGTGGCAAGTCTGGCAGAACCGGGTCAAGCAGTACTACCGCATGAACGGAATTTGGTAGAAATCGTTCTCTCAATCGCTCATTGAATAATCTTAATGTCGCAGGTTTAATAATCTCTCTGAATGGAGATGAAAAATAACCTGCTGGATTGGTATATGTCGGAAGGGAAGATTTTACTAACTCCTCATTGTTGCCCAATCCACAAATTCGGTAACTGCTGTGACTGCCACTTACAGTGCTGCGCTGGTTATTCTTTCAATCCTGATTGCGATCGTTGCTGCTTACACGGCATTTGCTTTAGCGGGGCGAGTAAACGCTGCTAAGGGTTGGTCACATGGGCTTTGGTTAGCAGGAGGGGCAACTGCTCTGGGTATTGGCATCTGGTCGATGCACTTCATTGGAATGCTGGCATATCAACTGCCTGTTCCCATGACATACGACGTGCCGATCGTCCTGTTTTCAATGCTGGTAGCAATTCTCGCGTCTGGGGTGGCATTGACGATCGCGAGTGAAGCAGAACTGGGATGGAAAAAGCTGTTGCTGGGAAGTGTCATTATGGGCAATGGCATTGCTGCAATGCACTATACCGGTATGGAGGCAATGCAAATTCAAGCAGAGCCACACTATCACATCGGCTTAGTGGTGCTGTCACTATTCATTGCAATTGGCGCATCTTATGGGTCTCTCTGCTTAGCATTTCGGCTGCGGGGTGAGGTAATAAACCAGTTTTGGCAGCGGCTTGGTAGTGCGATCGGGATGGGTGGCGCAATTTATGGAATGCACTACACTGCAATGGCAGCTGTCCGGTTTGAGCCAATTCCCGGGGTCACGCAGTTTGAAGAATCTGGCGATCATCTCTGGTTGGCAATTGCTTTAGGGGGCAGTGCCCTGGTGATCTTGGTATTGGCAATGACCGCAGCCTTCATGAACCGTCGCCTCAGTCTAGAACTGGCTCGCGCAAATGCCTTGAGCGAGAGCGAAGCCCGATTTCGAGCCTTGGTGCAAAACGCTTCCGATATTATTGCTGTGGTGGCGGAAGATTCGCGCATCACTTATGTTAGTTCTTCAATCCAGCATATTTTGGGCTGTGCTCCGGAAGCCTGGGTGGGCAAAAAAGTGTTTGAACTCGCGCATCCCGATGATGTGGGAAAGCCAGTTAACCTCTTGATGGAGGTGCTGCAAAATGAGGGAACCAACTTTACATCTGAGTTTCGGCTGCATCACTGCGATCGCTCTTGGCGCGAATTTGAGGTGATTGCGACGAATTTATTAAGCGAACCTGCGATCGGTGGCATCGTCATTACCTGTCGAGATATCACAGAGCGCAAGCAGGCTGAAGAACTGGTGAGAGAGAGTGAGTCGCGCTTCCAGATCATGGCAGACACCGCTCCGGTAATGATTTGGATGTCGGGATTGGATAAGCTGTGTGACTATTTCAACAAAGGGTGGCTGGAGTTTACGGGGCGCAGCCTGGAGCAGGAAATGGGCAATGGTTGGGCAGAAGGGGTGCATCCAGATGACTTCGATCGCTGCCTCCACATTTACACAACTGCATTTGATGCTCGTCAATCTTTCAACATGGAATATCGGCTGCGTCGCTTTGATGGCGAATATCGCTGGATTTTTGATATGGCTGTGCCCCGCTACACGCCAAGTGGCAAATTTGTTGGCATGATTGGCTCCTGCCTCGACATTACGCTGCGTAAGCAGGCAGAAGAAGAACGCGAACAGCTTCTAGAGAGCGAAAAGGCAGCACGCCAGATGGCAGAAGTGGCAAACCGCCTCAAAGACGAGTTTTTGGCAAATTTATCCCACGAACTCCGTACCCCGCTTAACGCCATGCTGGGCTGGACTCAGCTCCTGCGAACTCGGACATTGGATGAAGCAACGACAAATCGCGGTTTGGAAACAATCGATCGCAATACTCGTTCTCTGGCTCGTCTGGTGGAGGATGTGCTAGATGTTTCCAGCATCATCACTGGAAAGCTGCGAATGACGGTCTATCCGGTTGAGCTAATTCCGGTTCTCGAAGCATCAATTGACTCAGTGCGATCGGCGGCAGATGCTAAACAAATTCGCCTGGAATATGTCTTTGGATCAAGGACAGGTCCTGTTCTGGGCGATGCCGATCGGCTGCAACAGGTCATCTGGAATTTGCTGTCCAATGCAATTAAATTCACGCCATCGGGCGGCAAAGTTGAGATACGGCTAGAGCGGATCGTGAGCGGACAGGCAACGGGCGATCAAGCGGGATCAGGCAGCCGGGATCAAGGATCAGAGCGAAACCAAAGATTTGATGCAAACCAGCCTAGTGTAGAAATTCGAGTCACCGACACAGGCAAAGGCATTTCTCCTGAATTTTTGCCTTGTGTGTTCGATCGCTTCAGTCAGGCAGATGGCTCCACGACTCGAACCTATGGCGGTCTGGGTTTGGGCTTGTCGATTGTCCGTCATCTGGTGGAGCTTCATGGAGGTGTGGTCTGGGCAGAGAGTTTAGGCATCGGCAAGGGAGCCCGTTTTGTGATTCGATTGCCGCTGGCAAATATGCCGCTACCCGATGAGTCCTCATTGCTCAATCCACTGGAGCAGGATAGCCAGGAGATGAGCGATCGATCCCCCATTCTGGAAGACCTGCGGGTGCTGGTTGTAGATGATGAAGCCGATGCCAGAGCACTTTTAGAGGCAATTCTAGAACGCGATGGTGCCACCGTTAAAATCGTGAGTTCAACCCAGGAAGCGCTCAAGGTCTTTTCGACGTTTAAGCCTCATGTTTTGGTCAGTGATATTGGGATGCCAGGAGAAAACGGCTATTCCTTGATTCAGCAATTGCGATCATTGCCAGCTCATCAAGGAGGACAAACCCCAGCCATTGCGCTCAGTGCTTACGCCAGAGAAGAAGATCGCCTGCAGGCAGAACGAGCGGGTTTTCAGCTGCATATGTCTAAGCCAGTGAATGCAAAAGAACTGGTTGCAGCAGTGGCAAACCTATCAGGACGAATGATTGCACGATAAAGGTAACGCTGGAGTTCAGGCAGAACTGAGTCGAGTGACTGCCTATCTTAATCATGAGTGAAATATTGCTACACCTTGTTGCACTCAGCAAAGATTTCGTTGCTTTTGTTCTCAACCGTACATAATGGATGCAGCTAAAGTTAGCCACAGCGCAAGAAGGCTAATCGCGAAGAATCAGTAGAAATACGGCGAAAATTTGAAGATACTGATGTTATGAGCCAAAACATCAGAAATACTGGGTGAAGCTGGCTTGATGCAGGTAAAAATCATGGGAACAATGCCTTATCTCCGCCAAACTGCATTTCAGCAAATCGAACAGACGCTCCCCCCTGCAGTTCATCCTACAGCTTCAATTGCGGCTGCAATTCAACTGCTGCGACAGGCAGATGCAGATTGTCTGCTGGTCGTCGATCGACAGGCTCACCCCCCTCACCTTGCCGGACTATTGACCGAACACGACATCCTTCGATCGCTCCCCCTCCAAACGCCGCTAGAGCAGATTGAAGTGCAAACCCTAATTCGCCAAGCACCTGTAACTCTGCTGGAAACAGACGCGAGAAATGTTTGCCTGGTTTTGCATCAGTTTCAGCAGCATCGTCTGAGTCATTTGCCGATCGTTGATGCTGAAGGACAGGTGACAGCCGTGATCACGCTAGAGCAGTTGCGGGATGCGCTAGAACTGCCGTCTGCAAGCTCAAGTCGCCAAATTCAGCCAAAAATTCAGCCAAAAATTCAGCCAAGTGATATTTTGAACAACGCGATGGCGTCAATTAGCTGTGCGCGAGTTTATGCTGATGGCACCTGGCACTATGAGTTTTATTCCGAAGGAACCGTCCAGGTTTTTGGCTACTCCGCTCAAGATTTTTTGGCAGAACCAACCCTCTGGTCATCTCGAATTTTGCCAGAAGATTATGCTGCTGTCATTCTGCCCGGACTTGAGGCAGTATTTGCCGAGCGATCGTTCACCTGCGAGTATCGGTTCTTTCATGCGGATCAGCATCTTCGCTGGATCTCAGGACGATATCGCTCCCAGCGCGACGAGGCAAGCAACTGCTGGATTGTGACGAGCGTGAGTGCAGATATTACGGAGCGTAAGCAGCTTGAGTCTGCGCTTAGGTTACAGGCACAGCGAGAATATGCGTTAAACCGGGTGGTGCAAACCATTCGTAGCTCTCTCGATCTCGCTGCAATTTTTTCGACAGCCATTGCAGAAATTGGGGATCTGTTGCACAGTCAATTGACTCTAGTCACTCAATATTCTGCTACCTCCAAAACCTGGCAGCCTGTTGCTCTCCATCCTGCTAACGCGGATCTCCCTGATTTAGCTGGGTTGGGTTTTCCAGACCAGAGTATGCCTGCTTCACCGCATCCCCCCCAAAGCAACCAAGCTACAGTCCGCTCTCAATCTCCGCAATCGATCGCATCTGATCCCCATTCTGAAACCTGGTTAACCCTGCCGCTGCATGACGAACAACGCTTGTGGGGTGCAATCAGCGTTAAGCGCAGTCTTGAGCAACCCTGGCAAACGGAGGAAGTAACGCTCCTGCAATCTGTGACAAACCAACTGACGATCGCGATTCAGCAATGTGAACTGCATCAGCAAGTCCATCAACTGAAAACGAATCTGGAAAAGGAAATCCAGGATCGTACCGGAGAGTTGCAGATGGTTGTTGAGTTTGAGGCAGTCTTAAAGCGGATTGTCGATCGTGTTCGAGATTCTTTAGATGAAGCGCAAATTCTCCAGGCAGTTGTGGAAGAGTTGGGCATTGGCTTGGGCGTCAACTCTTGTAATGTCTCGCTCTACAACCTGGAGCAGCATGTTTCAACGGTTTGCTATGAATATAATCCACCCTTGATTCCGCTGAAGGGGCGAGTTTCCCTGCTGTCAGACTACAGCGAAGTCTATGGTCAACTGCTAGAAGGGCAGTGCTTTCAGTTCTGTAATTTGAAACCAAACCCGCTACGAGGACAGAAAGCGATTCTGGTCTGTCCGATCGCCGATGATCAAAATGTGTTGGGCGATTTGTGGCTGCTGAGCGATCGAGACTATGCCTATCGAGATCTGGAGGTGCGTTTGGTGCAGCAGGTCGCGAATCAATGTGCAATTGCCCTGCGGCAGTCTCGTTTATATCAAGAAGTGGAAGCACAAGTACAGGAACTGACGCGCCTGAATCAGCTCAAAGACGATTTTCTGAGTACTGTTTCTCACGAACTGCGAACGCCCATTTCCAACGTCAAGATGGCAGTTCAGATGCTCGAAATCTCTTTACAACGTGCTGGTGTTGCCCAACCTCAAGCAGAGAGTTCTTTGCCGCCATCTCCGATCGATCGCTATCTGCAAATCCTGCGCGATGAATGCCAGAGAGAAATCAACTTGATTAATGACCTGCTCGATCTCGCTCGCCTGAACGTCAGCACTGAACCCCTGCTCACAACCGAAGTTGATGTCAACCGTCTGATTTCCAATCTTGCCCAAGGCTCCCTGGAACGAATTGCTCGTCAGCAGCAGCATCTCAAACTCGAACTCCCCGATTATCTCCCCTTGCTCTCAACCGATATTTCTTACATGGAGCGCATCCTGTCTGAGCTACTCAACAACGCCTGCAAGTACACTCCATCAAGCGAACAAATTATCCTGGGCGCTAAACTGCAAGACCAAACCCTGCAAATCTACGTTTGCAATACAGGCATCGAAATTCCGGAGAATGAACGCGATCGAATCTTTGAGAAGTTCTACCGGATTCCCCAAAATGACCCCTGGAAACATGGCGGCACGGGTTTGGGCTTGGCGCTGGTTAAAAAACTGGTGGAATATTTGGGCGCAACCATTCATCTCGACAGTTCTCCCAATCAAACGCAATTTACGATCGCTTTTCCGCTCAAAAACGCTGCGAACCAGACTCCAGTCTCAAGCTTGGCTGAGTAGGGATTGAAAGCTTTTCTCAGTTGACTCATTGCTGATCACCTTGCAAATAGAAATCTGCGGCACAGGCTCGTGCTTGCAATGACCTTGAAGATCGATCGCAAACGAAATGCCTGCACCACAGAGACCGCAGAATCGATTTAGGATTTTATCCCTTCTGTATTGTGTTGGAAGCGTAG includes these proteins:
- a CDS encoding GAF domain-containing protein, whose protein sequence is MGTMPYLRQTAFQQIEQTLPPAVHPTASIAAAIQLLRQADADCLLVVDRQAHPPHLAGLLTEHDILRSLPLQTPLEQIEVQTLIRQAPVTLLETDARNVCLVLHQFQQHRLSHLPIVDAEGQVTAVITLEQLRDALELPSASSSRQIQPKIQPKIQPSDILNNAMASISCARVYADGTWHYEFYSEGTVQVFGYSAQDFLAEPTLWSSRILPEDYAAVILPGLEAVFAERSFTCEYRFFHADQHLRWISGRYRSQRDEASNCWIVTSVSADITERKQLESALRLQAQREYALNRVVQTIRSSLDLAAIFSTAIAEIGDLLHSQLTLVTQYSATSKTWQPVALHPANADLPDLAGLGFPDQSMPASPHPPQSNQATVRSQSPQSIASDPHSETWLTLPLHDEQRLWGAISVKRSLEQPWQTEEVTLLQSVTNQLTIAIQQCELHQQVHQLKTNLEKEIQDRTGELQMVVEFEAVLKRIVDRVRDSLDEAQILQAVVEELGIGLGVNSCNVSLYNLEQHVSTVCYEYNPPLIPLKGRVSLLSDYSEVYGQLLEGQCFQFCNLKPNPLRGQKAILVCPIADDQNVLGDLWLLSDRDYAYRDLEVRLVQQVANQCAIALRQSRLYQEVEAQVQELTRLNQLKDDFLSTVSHELRTPISNVKMAVQMLEISLQRAGVAQPQAESSLPPSPIDRYLQILRDECQREINLINDLLDLARLNVSTEPLLTTEVDVNRLISNLAQGSLERIARQQQHLKLELPDYLPLLSTDISYMERILSELLNNACKYTPSSEQIILGAKLQDQTLQIYVCNTGIEIPENERDRIFEKFYRIPQNDPWKHGGTGLGLALVKKLVEYLGATIHLDSSPNQTQFTIAFPLKNAANQTPVSSLAE
- a CDS encoding alpha/beta hydrolase, with the translated sequence MNTRFSEHTVQLGQCNLFYLKSQNSADETPILFLHGWGISTEPYQEVFSLLARQHPIIAPDLPSFAKSNYPDILPNYDSYATILIQFIEKLNLKSVHLVGHSLGGGISIALASRIPDRIESLTLIDSTGLPAGSVAEVLVRRAIEMPLQISIPKLKLQFVDIPQVFLTNLLFNTPNVFQALLISLQEDLGDRLPQIKSPCLLLWSEKDLTTLLPLGQKMKRCIPNAQLVIVEEGFHEWGLIYPEKLTSLILNFITQTDAAFVA
- a CDS encoding PD-(D/E)XK nuclease family protein; its protein translation is MPDLHLLPSYSIRSVRQAGKSYFVDSQGNYFPSVTTILNVTKPAADRIALMQWRDRVGTETAQKITGNASRRGSQTHKQIKHYLLNQPLPNREIVQPYWDSLLPVLEQLHQVRLVESGVFHTDLGYAGKVDCIASYQGMPCLVDWKTADRPKGSIDRLYDAPLQLAAYWGAANYCYGDQEIDLKAAAIVVAVPGQAAELFWLDLDLLLSLWQVWQNRVKQYYRMNGIW
- a CDS encoding MHYT domain-containing protein, with the translated sequence MTATYSAALVILSILIAIVAAYTAFALAGRVNAAKGWSHGLWLAGGATALGIGIWSMHFIGMLAYQLPVPMTYDVPIVLFSMLVAILASGVALTIASEAELGWKKLLLGSVIMGNGIAAMHYTGMEAMQIQAEPHYHIGLVVLSLFIAIGASYGSLCLAFRLRGEVINQFWQRLGSAIGMGGAIYGMHYTAMAAVRFEPIPGVTQFEESGDHLWLAIALGGSALVILVLAMTAAFMNRRLSLELARANALSESEARFRALVQNASDIIAVVAEDSRITYVSSSIQHILGCAPEAWVGKKVFELAHPDDVGKPVNLLMEVLQNEGTNFTSEFRLHHCDRSWREFEVIATNLLSEPAIGGIVITCRDITERKQAEELVRESESRFQIMADTAPVMIWMSGLDKLCDYFNKGWLEFTGRSLEQEMGNGWAEGVHPDDFDRCLHIYTTAFDARQSFNMEYRLRRFDGEYRWIFDMAVPRYTPSGKFVGMIGSCLDITLRKQAEEEREQLLESEKAARQMAEVANRLKDEFLANLSHELRTPLNAMLGWTQLLRTRTLDEATTNRGLETIDRNTRSLARLVEDVLDVSSIITGKLRMTVYPVELIPVLEASIDSVRSAADAKQIRLEYVFGSRTGPVLGDADRLQQVIWNLLSNAIKFTPSGGKVEIRLERIVSGQATGDQAGSGSRDQGSERNQRFDANQPSVEIRVTDTGKGISPEFLPCVFDRFSQADGSTTRTYGGLGLGLSIVRHLVELHGGVVWAESLGIGKGARFVIRLPLANMPLPDESSLLNPLEQDSQEMSDRSPILEDLRVLVVDDEADARALLEAILERDGATVKIVSSTQEALKVFSTFKPHVLVSDIGMPGENGYSLIQQLRSLPAHQGGQTPAIALSAYAREEDRLQAERAGFQLHMSKPVNAKELVAAVANLSGRMIAR
- a CDS encoding PAS domain S-box protein, whose translation is MLKSASFLSDKSPVLILSLLLLLGFTNRCLGDHPELANIWAHLREGSHGSLVLFLGMLLSDHFRWLKPLQRSPSSNAATDITATDIASDFRGADLRNAEQMRAALRQSEERFRIAVNSLPDIFVIYDAERRIQFINAVGLRRTNKPIEALLGRREEEIWSPEITSGYLPTLIRTVETRQIQSVECSFNLSPTTTYTLIMKYVPLLDEQGNLQQILGFTFDITDRKQAETEVQLLNQALEQRILERTAQLQLAQAELEHLNDGLEHRVIQRTLELELTNRRLEQEIRDRKRSEARYRRIIESNIFGVAFGDINGNIIDANDYFLNMTGYERSELEAGQIRWIEMTPPEYLYLDWAAGAELRQRGVTTPFEKEYIRKDGSRVPILIGSAFLNEPYQEQVEVVSFYVDLTSLKQTEAALSESEERFRLLAENSSDLIALMEQDGRFVYACPAYERVLGYSPDRLLTMNLRQIIHPDDLKQLSGWHNQESIEFRVQDAQGDWIWIEGITYPIDSAEQPLIVGIGRDITERKRAEAEREYLLKQEQTARQQAEAVNRIKDEFLAVLSHELRSPLNPILGWTKLLRMRQFDEKMTERALDTIERNAKLQTQLIEDLLDISRILRGKMSLHNHPVNLTAVIEAAIETVSLAAEAKGIIVQLPPGLPPFYVLGDASRLQQVMWNLLSNAIKFTPYGGKVAVQVVEVESVDRQTNLAQITVSDSGKGIASEFLPFVFESFRQADSSTTRTYGGLGLGLAIVRHLVELHGGTVRAESLGEGQGATFIVQLPMLPPDFHLTSSAALPLLFAKAYPLQGIHILIVDDEPDMRDYVSTVLEQAGAEITLVGSAAQAVAAVMRHIPDLIISDIGMPQVDGYMLLQQIRQLPPDQGGQIPAIALTAYASAADARKAIAAGFQRHMAKPTEPQNLIQTIVQLLGRE